The segment GCGCACCCCCGCCTCGCGCAGCAGCAGCGCCGCGGCGGTCACGGGCAGGTGGGAGAACAGGCCGGGGACGTCGGCGGCCTTCCAGCGGTCGGTCAGCCCGTCCGAGTGCAGCACCACCGCGCTGCCGGGCGGCAGGGCCTGCCGGACGGTGTGCGCGGAGGGCAGCTGGTGGCCGACGATGCCGGGGGAGGAGGGCAGCGAGCGCCGGGCCCCGGTGGCGGTGTCCACCACGAAGGCGCTGACGTTGCCGACCCCGCAGAACGTCAGCCGGGCCGCGGCGGGCTCGACCAGCGCGACGGCCGCCGCCCCGCCCCGCCCGCCGCGCAGCACCCGGTGCAGGTCGGCCAGCACCTGCTCGGGCTGGTGCGCGCAGCTGCGGTGGAAGGCCGCGACGGCGTCCGAGGCGGCCCGGGCGGCGAGCGGGCCGTGCCCCAGGCCGTCGCAGAACATCAGCAGGAACGCGCCGTCGCCGCCCGGCTGCCCCGGCCCGGGGGCGGCGTGCGGGCGCGGCGCCCGGTTGGTCAGCACCGACCAGTCCAGGCGCTCCGCCGCGGCCCCGACCGCCGGGTCGGGCGCCTCCGCCGGGGGCGCGGCGGCCCCGGCCGGCCCGAGGGCGCGCACCGCCCAGGCGTCGCCGCACAGCTCCTGGCCGCTCATCGGCCGGGTCAGGCCGGCGACGACCGGCTCGCCCGCGGCGGCGGCCCGCCCCGCCGGGGTGCGGTTCCAGAACCGGGCGGTCAGCACGGTGCCGCGGCCGGGCAGCGAGTGCAGGTCGAAGGCGTCGGCGAGGCGGGCGACCGCGCCCAGGCCGATGCCCAGGGTCCGGTCGGAGGAGTAGCCGTCGGCCAGCGCCGCGGGGACGTCCGCCATGCCCGGCCCGCTGTCGACGGTGAGGAACTCCAGCGCCGCCTCGGTGTCGGTGCGCACCACGCGCAGCACCATCGCCCCGTCCACGGCGTGCCGGCGCAGGTTGGTGGCCGCCTCGCTGACGGCGAGCGCCGCCTCGGCGGCCCGCTCGGGCAGCAGGCCGATCCGGTGGGCGAGCTGCCGGGCCGCGCTGCGGGCCGCGGCGGGCAGCGAGTCCGAGTGCCGGAACCACACGGTGTCCTCGCACACGGCCAGGGCGGGGGTCACCGGGCCCACTTGGTCACCGACACCTTCGTCCCGGAACCGGGCTCGCTGTGCAGCTCGAACTCGTCCACCAGCCGGCGCGCCCCGCTCAGGCCCAGGCCCAGGCCGCCGCCGGACGTCCAGCCGTCGGTCAGCGCGAGGTCCAGGTCGGGGATGCCGGGGCCGCTGTCCTCGAACACGGCGTGCACGCCGACCCGGGTCCCGTTGCGCACGCTCGCGCAGCGCATCGAGCCCCCGCCGCCGTAGACCAGGGTGTTGCGGGCCAGCTCGCTGGCGGCGGTGACCAGCTTGGTCTGGTCCACCAGCGACAGCCCGCACTGCTGGGCGTACGTGCGGACGGTCTGCCGGGCCCGGACCACGTCGTCGTTGGACCCGATCGGCACGGTCTGCTCGTCCTCCACCACCCGTGGCCCGGTCACGGGCGGGCCGTACGCGCGGTACGGTCGCGTTCCAGCAGCGCCAGGCCCTTCTCCAGGGTGAGCGCGGTGCGCACCCCGCCCAGCGAGAGGCCCAGCTCGACCAGGGTGATCGCCACCGCCGGGCGCATGCCGACGACCACCGTCTCGGCGTCCAGCATGCGCGAGATGGCGGCGGTGTTCGCCAGCATCCGGCCCACGAAGGAGTCGACGATCTCCAGCGCCGTGATGTCGATGACGACGCCGTTCGCGCCGGTGGCGACGATCCGCTCGGCCAGGTCGTCCTGGAGGTCCAGGACGATCTGGTCCTCCAGGTCGACCTGGATGGAGACCAGCAGCACCTGGCCGATCTTCAGGACGGGGACGCGGTCGCTCACCGGTCGCCGCCCGCCTGCAGCGAGGAGCCGCTGCGCTGCAGGACGTGGCGCAGCGCGTCGGCCAGGGTGGCCTTGGTGACGATGTCGCCGAACTGCACGCCGAGCGCGACCAGGGTCTGCGCGATCTGCGGGCGGATGCCGGAGATGGTGCACTCCGCGCCCATCAGCCGGGCGGCGACCACGGTCTTCAGCAGGTGCTGGGCGACCTCGGTGTCCACCGCGGGCACCCCGGTGATGTCGATGATCGCGTGCTCCGACCCGGAGTCGACCAGGCTCTGCAGCAGCTTCTCCATCACCACCTGGGTGCGCGCCGAGTCCAGCGTGCCGACCAGCGGCACCGCGACCACGTTCTCCCACAGCTTGACCACCGGCGTGGACAGTTCGAGCAACTGCTCGGCCTGCGCGCTGATGATCTCCTCCCGGGTGCGGGCGTACGCCTCGATGGTGAACAGGCCCAGCGCGTCCAGCAGCCGGGTCAGCTGCAGGTACGCCGTGATGTCCTCGGCGCTGCTGGTCGTGGTGGGCTCCAGCACGTCCTTGCAGGCGAAGACGCTGACCGCCGTCTCGGCGGGCGTGAAACCGTACCGGGCCCGGCTGCGGGAGAGCTCCACCAGCAGGGCGCGCACCTCCGAGTACGACTCGCCCTGCCAGTCCAGGCCGCCCTTGCCCAGGGCCTGCAGCAGGGCCTGGTAGAGGTCCGTCAGCTCGCGCTCCAGCTCGGCCCGGCTGATCCGGCCGCCCAGCGACGCGGCCACGGCCGCCACCCACTGGTCCTGCACCGCATCGTCCCGGGTCAGCAGCTCCACGAGCCGTTCGGACGCATGCTCCACCGCCATCAGGCGTTCTCCTCGCTCATCAGACCCCCGTCACCGGGGGACCTCGGCCGTCGCACGACGGCGCGCGGTGACCCCGACCGGTCGGGGTCACCGCGCGCCGTCTGCCCCGTCCGCCGCGAGGTATGCAGCAGCGGACGGAATTGTTTTCCGCCGCCCCCGGAGGGCCGGCGGGCCGGGGTCAGCCCCTGGTCTCGTGCTCGGCCCGGAACATCCAGGCGTGCTTCTCCAGCGCCGCGGTCACCGTGATCAGCAGGTCCTGGGTGACCGGGTCGGCCTCGCCGGTCTTGGCGATCCGCTCGCGCATCCGGGCGACCACCGTCGAGAGGGTGCCCACCAACTGCTCCACGACCGCGGTGTCGGCCTGCCAGCCGGAGGGCGCCTCCGGCAGGCTGCCGGCCGCGACGGTCGCGGCCCGCCCGTCCGGGCTGACGCCGATCGCGGCGGCCCGCTCCGCCACCTGGTCGGCGAAGTCGCGGGCGGTGGCCACCACCTCGTCGAGGTGCAGGTGGACCGAGCGGAACCGGGGACCGTACAGGTTCCAGTGGGCCTGCTTGCCGGTCAGGGACAGGTCCACGAGATCGACCAGGGCGCCCTGCAGCGCCTCCCCGGCGGTGTCGCGGTCGGGTCCGTCCAGCGGGCTGCCGGTGGCGATGTCCATCGTCGTTCCTCTCCAGGTCGGGGACGGCCGGCGAACACCGGCCCCCGCTCGGCTGCCCGGTGCGGCGGAACGGAAACACCGCGGCCGTCCGGATGACGGTTCCGCATTCCTGGTGTGGATCGCCCGGACCCGGGTAACCGCGCTGCGCCGCCCGGTGCCGGCCCCGGCCGACACGCCGCCGGCCCCACCTGCACGAAGCCCGCACGAAGCCCGCACAAGCCCGAACGAACCCGAACGCACGAAGCCCGCACGAAAAGGAATGGGGACCCCGCATGCCCGTCGCCGTGTCCAGGCCGATCTCCGTCACCCTCCCGGAAGGCCCCTACCCCCACATCCGGCTGGTCGGCGAACTGCGCTACGACACCGCACTGCCCTACGGCGTGGGACTGGCCTTCCCGCCCCGCGGCCCCGGCGAGGAGGACATCGTCTGGTGGTTCGGCCGGGACCTGCTCGCCGAGGGCCGCCGCGCCCCGAGCGGCGAAGGGGACGTCCGGATCGCCCCCGGCCCGGACGGCCGGATCCTGATCACCCTGGGGAACGGGACGGACCGGGCGGTGATCAGCGTCCCCGCCGACACGGTCACCCGGTTCCTCGCCGACGCCTTCGCCGAAGTGCCGCCCGGCGCCGAATCCGCCCACCTCGACCTCGACTTCGGGCTGGCCCGGC is part of the Kitasatospora cineracea genome and harbors:
- a CDS encoding ATP-binding SpoIIE family protein phosphatase produces the protein MGPVTPALAVCEDTVWFRHSDSLPAAARSAARQLAHRIGLLPERAAEAALAVSEAATNLRRHAVDGAMVLRVVRTDTEAALEFLTVDSGPGMADVPAALADGYSSDRTLGIGLGAVARLADAFDLHSLPGRGTVLTARFWNRTPAGRAAAAGEPVVAGLTRPMSGQELCGDAWAVRALGPAGAAAPPAEAPDPAVGAAAERLDWSVLTNRAPRPHAAPGPGQPGGDGAFLLMFCDGLGHGPLAARAASDAVAAFHRSCAHQPEQVLADLHRVLRGGRGGAAAVALVEPAAARLTFCGVGNVSAFVVDTATGARRSLPSSPGIVGHQLPSAHTVRQALPPGSAVVLHSDGLTDRWKAADVPGLFSHLPVTAAALLLREAGVRRDDAGVVVAKGSW
- a CDS encoding anti-sigma regulatory factor translates to MTGPRVVEDEQTVPIGSNDDVVRARQTVRTYAQQCGLSLVDQTKLVTAASELARNTLVYGGGGSMRCASVRNGTRVGVHAVFEDSGPGIPDLDLALTDGWTSGGGLGLGLSGARRLVDEFELHSEPGSGTKVSVTKWAR
- a CDS encoding STAS domain-containing protein; this translates as MSDRVPVLKIGQVLLVSIQVDLEDQIVLDLQDDLAERIVATGANGVVIDITALEIVDSFVGRMLANTAAISRMLDAETVVVGMRPAVAITLVELGLSLGGVRTALTLEKGLALLERDRTARTARP
- a CDS encoding STAS domain-containing protein, which gives rise to MAVEHASERLVELLTRDDAVQDQWVAAVAASLGGRISRAELERELTDLYQALLQALGKGGLDWQGESYSEVRALLVELSRSRARYGFTPAETAVSVFACKDVLEPTTTSSAEDITAYLQLTRLLDALGLFTIEAYARTREEIISAQAEQLLELSTPVVKLWENVVAVPLVGTLDSARTQVVMEKLLQSLVDSGSEHAIIDITGVPAVDTEVAQHLLKTVVAARLMGAECTISGIRPQIAQTLVALGVQFGDIVTKATLADALRHVLQRSGSSLQAGGDR
- a CDS encoding Dps family protein encodes the protein MDIATGSPLDGPDRDTAGEALQGALVDLVDLSLTGKQAHWNLYGPRFRSVHLHLDEVVATARDFADQVAERAAAIGVSPDGRAATVAAGSLPEAPSGWQADTAVVEQLVGTLSTVVARMRERIAKTGEADPVTQDLLITVTAALEKHAWMFRAEHETRG
- a CDS encoding SsgA family sporulation/cell division regulator codes for the protein MPVAVSRPISVTLPEGPYPHIRLVGELRYDTALPYGVGLAFPPRGPGEEDIVWWFGRDLLAEGRRAPSGEGDVRIAPGPDGRILITLGNGTDRAVISVPADTVTRFLADAFAEVPPGAESAHLDLDFGLARLLA